One genomic segment of Acidimicrobiales bacterium includes these proteins:
- a CDS encoding AI-2E family transporter codes for MTEIDHDEPRPAPERRPRPAVPAGLERAAAWSWRLLVVGAAAVAVLALLGRLRLVLFPLVLTLLVTRVLWSPARWLRRRRWPAGLAAAVTVLGFLALVTAAFSVVGAVVADEAGDLGPTLGDAVDDVERWLVEDSPFDVSREDVARFRADLGDTVRAAAGSSGGAVVSGAIAVVEAVLGVVLALIITFFALKDGDRFVAWGRRMVPADRRDVAGVMAARAWETVGGYLRGAALLGFVEGVAIGITLALVGARLAAPVAVLTFITAFVPFVGAIVSGVVAVLVALATGGVEAAVVVAVVAVVIQQFDNDLLAPLVYGRALNLHPVVVLLAITAAGALFGLAGSILAVPVTAVVVNVVGAARGHEEGGGPGDGERSPAPA; via the coding sequence ATGACCGAGATCGACCACGACGAGCCGCGCCCGGCGCCCGAGCGGCGTCCCCGCCCGGCCGTCCCGGCTGGCCTCGAGCGCGCCGCCGCCTGGAGCTGGCGACTGCTGGTCGTGGGTGCCGCCGCGGTGGCTGTCCTGGCCCTGCTCGGGCGCCTGCGCCTGGTCCTCTTCCCGCTCGTCCTGACGCTGCTCGTCACCCGCGTGCTGTGGTCGCCCGCCCGGTGGCTGCGACGCCGGCGGTGGCCCGCCGGGCTGGCGGCGGCCGTCACGGTGCTCGGGTTCCTGGCGCTGGTGACGGCGGCGTTCTCCGTGGTCGGGGCCGTGGTGGCCGACGAGGCCGGGGACCTCGGCCCCACCCTGGGCGACGCCGTGGACGACGTGGAGCGGTGGCTGGTCGAGGACAGCCCCTTCGACGTGAGCCGGGAGGACGTGGCCCGGTTCCGCGCCGACCTGGGGGACACCGTCCGGGCGGCGGCCGGGTCCTCGGGCGGCGCCGTGGTCTCGGGGGCGATCGCCGTGGTGGAGGCCGTCCTCGGGGTGGTGCTGGCCCTGATCATCACCTTCTTCGCGCTCAAGGACGGCGACCGCTTCGTGGCGTGGGGGCGCAGGATGGTCCCCGCCGACCGGCGCGACGTGGCCGGGGTGATGGCCGCCCGGGCCTGGGAGACGGTCGGCGGCTACCTGCGGGGGGCCGCCCTGCTCGGCTTCGTCGAGGGTGTGGCGATCGGGATCACGCTCGCCCTGGTCGGGGCCAGGCTGGCGGCGCCGGTGGCCGTGCTCACGTTCATCACCGCCTTCGTGCCCTTCGTGGGTGCCATCGTCTCCGGAGTGGTGGCGGTGCTGGTGGCGTTGGCGACGGGCGGCGTCGAGGCCGCGGTGGTGGTCGCCGTGGTCGCCGTCGTCATCCAGCAGTTCGACAACGACCTGCTCGCCCCCCTGGTGTACGGGCGGGCCCTCAACCTCCACCCCGTCGTCGTGCTGCTCGCCATCACCGCCGCGGGCGCCCTGTTCGGCCTGGCCGGGAGCATCCTCGCCGTGCCCGTGACCGCCGTGGTGGTGAACGTCGTCGGTGCCGCCCGGGGCCACGAGGAGGGCGGCGGACCGGGGGACGGGGAACGGTCGCCGGCCCCGGCGTGA
- a CDS encoding sigma-70 family RNA polymerase sigma factor — protein MTTPVVDRDVDRRMADLVRRGARRGTVALSRVERLIDALALDDEGVDALYRRLDGMGVVVSDDCGRRRGRAARADDEVVHFTTDSLRQFLDEIGRHPLLTAEEEIEVARWVEAGDAGARQRMILANLRLVVSIAKRYQGHDIALLDLVQEGIFGLVRAVEKFDWRRGFKFSTYATWWIRQALQRAVQNQARTIRIPAGVADRERAIGAARRELTEVLGRSPSDEELADATGLTVHQVFAVRDAARVVVSLDQPVGQEGEETTMGEYVPADAPGPDEEISVSLRNQVLQAALAALPEQHGAVLRLRYGIDRGVPLSVRAVARELALPGPLVRQMEAEALAQLAARREIDALRDAA, from the coding sequence ATGACCACACCCGTCGTCGATCGCGATGTGGACCGGCGCATGGCCGACCTCGTTCGCCGCGGTGCCAGACGGGGGACCGTCGCCCTGTCGCGGGTCGAGAGGCTCATCGACGCGCTGGCGCTCGACGACGAGGGCGTCGACGCGCTCTACCGGCGCCTGGACGGAATGGGCGTCGTGGTGAGCGACGACTGCGGCCGGCGACGCGGTCGCGCCGCCCGTGCCGACGACGAGGTGGTGCACTTCACCACCGACAGCCTGCGCCAGTTCCTCGACGAGATCGGGCGCCACCCCCTGCTGACCGCCGAGGAGGAGATCGAGGTGGCGCGGTGGGTCGAGGCGGGCGACGCCGGAGCCAGGCAGCGCATGATCCTGGCGAACCTGCGCCTGGTGGTGTCGATCGCCAAGCGCTACCAGGGCCACGACATCGCCCTGCTCGACCTGGTCCAGGAGGGCATCTTCGGCCTGGTGCGGGCCGTCGAGAAGTTCGACTGGCGGCGCGGCTTCAAGTTCTCCACCTATGCGACGTGGTGGATCCGCCAGGCGCTCCAGCGGGCCGTCCAGAACCAGGCGCGCACCATCCGCATCCCCGCCGGCGTCGCCGACCGCGAGCGCGCCATCGGCGCCGCCCGCCGCGAGCTGACGGAGGTGCTCGGCCGCTCGCCCAGCGACGAGGAGCTGGCCGACGCCACCGGTCTGACGGTGCACCAGGTGTTCGCCGTGCGCGACGCGGCACGCGTCGTGGTGAGCCTCGACCAGCCGGTCGGCCAGGAGGGCGAGGAGACGACGATGGGCGAGTACGTGCCCGCCGACGCCCCGGGCCCCGACGAGGAGATCTCGGTCAGCCTGCGCAACCAGGTGTTGCAGGCGGCGCTGGCGGCGCTGCCCGAGCAGCACGGCGCCGTCCTGCGGCTGCGCTACGGCATCGACCGGGGCGTCCCCCTCAGCGTCCGGGCCGTGGCCCGCGAGCTCGCCCTCCCCGGGCCGCTCGTGCGCCAGATGGAGGCCGAGGCGCTCGCCCAGCTGGCCGCCCGGCGGGAGATCGACGCCCTGCGCGACGCGGCCTGA
- a CDS encoding phosphoribosyltransferase: MLFADRVDAGRRLAAEVEHLGDADVVVLGLPRGGVPVGAQVAHHLGAPLDVIVVRKLGVPAQPELGMGAIGEDGIRVVNESVVRVAGVSPEDLARVEQRERAELERRAERFRGDRPRIPVDGRTVVVVDDGIATGSTARAACQVARAQGAARVVLAVPVAPPGWAARFEGDADELACVANPEPFHAIGQWYRDFSQTTDEQVVACLAQSTRR; encoded by the coding sequence TCGGCGACGCCGACGTCGTCGTCCTCGGGCTGCCCCGCGGAGGGGTCCCGGTGGGCGCCCAGGTGGCCCACCACCTCGGTGCGCCGCTGGACGTGATCGTGGTGCGCAAGCTGGGCGTGCCGGCGCAGCCGGAGCTGGGCATGGGTGCCATCGGCGAGGACGGCATACGGGTGGTGAACGAATCGGTCGTGCGGGTGGCGGGCGTCTCGCCCGAGGACCTGGCCAGGGTGGAGCAGCGGGAGCGGGCCGAGCTGGAGCGGCGGGCCGAGCGGTTCCGGGGCGACCGGCCGAGGATCCCCGTCGACGGGCGCACGGTGGTCGTCGTCGACGACGGCATCGCCACCGGGTCCACCGCCCGCGCCGCCTGCCAGGTCGCCCGGGCCCAGGGGGCCGCTCGCGTCGTGCTGGCGGTCCCGGTGGCGCCGCCCGGGTGGGCGGCCCGCTTCGAGGGCGACGCCGACGAGCTGGCCTGCGTCGCCAACCCGGAGCCGTTCCACGCCATCGGTCAGTGGTACCGCGACTTCTCGCAGACCACCGACGAGCAGGTCGTCGCCTGCCTGGCCCAGTCGACCCGCCGCTGA